Proteins encoded by one window of Acaryochloris thomasi RCC1774:
- a CDS encoding aldo/keto reductase — translation MHYRRFGRTNLEISVFSLGTMRYLASANNAKATIERALTLGINHIETAQGYGKSELYLGAVLKEQIPREQVVITTKVTPKPDAASMSAAIDTSLERLGLDYIDCLALHGVNTREHFSWIVNGCMDAVWDAIATHKIRHVGFSTHGPLDLILDTLNTDFFEFINLHYTYFWQRNAPAVAVAHQKDMGIFIISPADKGGLLYTPPQKLQDLCAPLDPLHFNARFLLSQPPITTLSVGAANPEQLDWPLAVTHPTDPLTPVEQAILDQLEQTAEDTLGTDRCSQCHDCLPCPEAINIPEVLRLRNLAVGYDMTEFGRYRYRMFENAGHWFPGRKGSRCTECGDCLPRCPEQLNIPALLKDTHERLNEQPRPRLWES, via the coding sequence ATGCACTATCGTCGTTTTGGGCGGACCAATCTAGAGATCTCGGTTTTCTCTTTAGGGACAATGCGGTATCTGGCGTCGGCAAACAATGCAAAGGCGACCATTGAGCGGGCACTGACACTGGGCATCAACCATATTGAAACGGCTCAAGGTTACGGCAAGAGTGAGCTGTATCTAGGGGCAGTCCTAAAAGAACAGATTCCCCGGGAACAGGTGGTGATTACGACAAAGGTGACGCCAAAGCCGGATGCGGCATCGATGTCGGCGGCAATTGACACATCGCTAGAAAGACTGGGACTTGACTATATAGACTGTCTGGCGCTGCATGGCGTTAATACGCGAGAGCATTTCAGCTGGATTGTGAACGGCTGCATGGATGCGGTTTGGGATGCGATCGCAACCCACAAGATCCGTCACGTCGGCTTCTCCACCCACGGCCCATTAGATTTGATTCTCGATACCCTCAACACCGATTTCTTCGAATTCATCAACCTACATTACACCTACTTTTGGCAGCGGAACGCCCCCGCCGTGGCCGTGGCCCACCAAAAAGACATGGGTATATTTATCATCTCTCCTGCTGATAAAGGCGGCCTCCTATACACCCCGCCACAGAAACTTCAGGATCTATGTGCGCCGCTAGATCCTTTGCATTTCAACGCTCGGTTTTTGCTGAGTCAACCACCCATTACCACCCTAAGCGTTGGAGCAGCGAACCCTGAGCAGCTTGATTGGCCCCTCGCCGTTACCCATCCAACCGATCCCCTCACCCCCGTCGAGCAAGCCATTCTTGACCAGCTTGAACAAACCGCCGAGGACACTCTCGGAACCGATCGCTGCAGCCAGTGCCATGACTGCCTGCCCTGCCCTGAAGCTATCAACATCCCTGAAGTACTGCGGCTGCGGAATCTAGCCGTGGGCTATGACATGACTGAATTTGGCCGCTATCGCTACCGGATGTTTGAGAATGCAGGCCACTGGTTCCCAGGACGTAAAGGCAGCCGCTGTACTGAATGCGGTGATTGTCTCCCCCGATGTCCCGAGCAGCTCAACATTCCGGCCCTATTGAAAGATACCCACGAGCGCCTCAACGAGCAGCCACGACCGAGGCTGTGGGAGTCCTAG
- a CDS encoding DUF4033 domain-containing protein: MLPYLEANLSFMTVPLEEYNDSRLDQLLIGLVARKMSRAVGKTTALSGYEGLVDLSEQVVKGYDAQGQQRVIGTMLRSLIPAPVLWSIRTFVRPARLILEWNAWFASHMFAWLVGPCEQKEVEVPTAQGQPRTQRSGIHIKKCRYLEQSGCVGMCINMCKLPTQEFFAQEFGFPLTLTPNFEDLSCEMVFGQPAPPLAEEAIYNQPCLTTQCSVAQPKAPACPKVREGALTGS; encoded by the coding sequence ATGCTGCCCTACCTTGAGGCCAATCTATCATTTATGACTGTACCGCTTGAAGAATATAACGATAGTCGTTTAGACCAGCTCTTGATCGGACTGGTGGCGCGCAAGATGTCGCGGGCGGTGGGTAAAACCACAGCGCTATCGGGCTATGAGGGGCTGGTGGATTTATCAGAGCAGGTGGTTAAGGGGTACGATGCCCAAGGGCAGCAGCGGGTGATTGGAACGATGTTGCGATCGCTAATTCCTGCACCTGTTCTGTGGTCAATCCGCACGTTTGTGCGCCCAGCTCGCTTGATTCTAGAGTGGAATGCTTGGTTCGCTAGCCATATGTTTGCTTGGCTCGTCGGCCCTTGTGAACAGAAAGAAGTCGAGGTTCCCACTGCCCAGGGGCAGCCTCGCACGCAGCGCAGCGGCATTCATATTAAAAAGTGCCGCTATCTAGAACAGAGTGGCTGTGTGGGCATGTGCATTAATATGTGCAAGCTGCCGACCCAAGAATTTTTTGCCCAGGAGTTTGGTTTTCCGCTGACGTTGACGCCTAACTTTGAAGACCTGAGCTGCGAGATGGTGTTTGGCCAGCCTGCCCCGCCGCTGGCGGAAGAAGCTATTTATAATCAGCCCTGCTTGACAACCCAATGTTCAGTGGCCCAGCCCAAGGCTCCCGCTTGCCCCAAAGTGCGGGAAGGGGCTTTGACAGGCTCCTAG
- a CDS encoding heavy-metal-associated domain-containing protein, with product MIHQLQVPSMACSACVDTITQAVHKIDAAAAVEADPKTKIVQVTTEQSEAVVKDAIATAGYPVS from the coding sequence ATGATCCACCAACTCCAAGTGCCGAGTATGGCCTGCTCTGCCTGTGTCGATACCATCACTCAAGCGGTGCACAAAATTGATGCTGCCGCCGCTGTCGAAGCTGACCCCAAAACTAAGATTGTGCAGGTGACCACTGAGCAGTCAGAGGCTGTTGTGAAGGATGCGATCGCAACTGCAGGCTACCCTGTCAGCTAG
- a CDS encoding DUF2267 domain-containing protein: MPIALRDDVMYILLEKIGKASGDGKQAVDFQAADFTGRDLTISDFLGHLDYLNQKQYIDADFTGNAYGTQEDVPNAVNIETDKLDFRVANTFGAPDGPLPHLIKFERAELTEKGKEMLERMEQKLPAELMKGPATPIVDRDTAFLEKVVLKGELPDIFEARDITTVVYRTLRDLMTTEAAKAVEADLHNDATRSSNARLPQEIAELWRDSNPLVQWLSSVRPPLKIDADTFLFRIKQEGGIPRGTTSERVITAIFSATKEELPEDRAKQVADCLPGKIKEMWQAA; this comes from the coding sequence ATGCCTATCGCCCTAAGAGACGACGTAATGTACATTTTGCTTGAGAAAATCGGTAAGGCAAGTGGTGACGGCAAGCAGGCCGTCGATTTTCAGGCGGCTGACTTTACAGGGCGTGACCTAACCATTTCCGATTTTTTGGGGCATCTCGACTACCTCAATCAGAAGCAGTACATTGATGCTGATTTCACGGGTAACGCCTACGGCACGCAAGAGGACGTTCCCAATGCGGTCAACATCGAGACAGATAAATTAGACTTCCGAGTTGCCAACACCTTTGGTGCACCTGATGGTCCTCTGCCACATTTGATTAAGTTCGAACGGGCAGAACTGACCGAGAAGGGGAAGGAGATGCTAGAGCGCATGGAGCAGAAACTGCCAGCGGAGCTGATGAAAGGACCTGCTACTCCCATTGTTGACAGAGACACAGCGTTTCTAGAGAAGGTTGTCCTCAAGGGAGAGCTACCGGATATCTTTGAAGCTAGGGACATCACAACGGTTGTGTATCGAACCCTGCGTGACCTGATGACAACAGAGGCCGCTAAAGCAGTGGAGGCTGATTTACACAACGATGCCACGCGGTCGAGCAATGCTCGGCTACCGCAGGAGATCGCTGAGCTTTGGCGTGACAGCAATCCGCTCGTCCAGTGGCTGAGTAGCGTTCGTCCTCCGCTCAAGATTGACGCCGACACCTTTCTGTTCCGGATTAAGCAAGAGGGGGGTATTCCGCGCGGCACGACCAGCGAGAGAGTGATTACCGCTATTTTCTCCGCCACGAAGGAGGAGCTACCGGAAGATAGGGCCAAGCAGGTAGCTGACTGCCTACCTGGAAAGATCAAAGAAATGTGGCAAGCGGCTTAG
- a CDS encoding ABC transporter ATP-binding protein: protein MNKAHYRQLLPYLRPHWLTLAIATSCTLGYVLTMPLIAYLLGQVAEYIGQKDLEALLLLPVLAALLFVMRGIFEYGQDALMAGVAFQVAMTLRLQTYAHLQRLNFDYFERAQTGDLTYRLTEDVDRIGEVLNKLFHQALPCVLQLIAILAYMLYLNWPLTLTTLLLAPVMAGLIGWFGERLLALSRRSQNQVSTLSALLTEVFGGIRLVKAFAAEDYEIRRFAQAADRNRQAKYATERIKAIQYPVVGFLEAIAVALLFLLGGWQIIDGNLTGSEFISFITAVALIIDPINLLTANFNEYKQGQASVDRVFELLAVQPKVIDSPDAIILSAVQGKVEYRDVSFAYRPGQPILKRLNLIAQPGEAIALVGASGAGKTTLVNLLPRFYNFQAGQILIDGIDIQSVTLSSLRQQIGIVPQETLLFSGTIARNIAFGQTHFDLKAVRDAAKVANAHEFILQFPEGYETQLGERGVTLSGGQRQRLAIARAVLLNPRILILDEATSALDSESEALVQEALERLMQGRTVFIIAHRLTTVRRASRILVLEQGQVVESGTHTELSSQPNSRYASFCAQQYLT, encoded by the coding sequence GTGAATAAAGCCCACTATCGGCAGCTGCTGCCCTATCTCAGGCCTCACTGGCTCACCCTTGCGATCGCAACCAGTTGCACCCTAGGCTACGTGCTCACAATGCCCCTGATTGCCTACTTACTAGGTCAAGTCGCGGAGTACATCGGCCAAAAAGATCTGGAAGCTCTACTGCTGCTGCCGGTCTTGGCAGCACTGCTGTTTGTCATGCGCGGCATCTTTGAATATGGCCAAGATGCGCTCATGGCGGGTGTGGCCTTTCAGGTCGCCATGACGCTACGGCTGCAAACCTATGCTCACCTTCAGCGCCTCAATTTCGATTATTTTGAGCGGGCGCAAACCGGGGACTTGACCTATCGGCTCACCGAAGACGTAGACCGAATTGGCGAAGTCCTCAACAAGCTGTTCCATCAGGCGCTGCCCTGTGTGCTGCAGTTGATCGCCATTTTGGCCTATATGCTCTATCTCAACTGGCCTCTCACCCTCACCACCCTATTGTTAGCACCGGTTATGGCAGGATTAATCGGCTGGTTTGGAGAACGGTTGCTGGCCCTCTCTCGCCGCAGCCAGAATCAAGTCTCAACCTTATCGGCCTTGTTAACTGAAGTCTTTGGCGGCATTCGGCTGGTCAAAGCCTTTGCGGCAGAGGACTATGAAATTCGCCGGTTTGCGCAGGCCGCTGACCGTAATCGGCAAGCCAAGTACGCTACTGAGCGCATCAAGGCGATTCAGTACCCAGTGGTGGGCTTTTTGGAAGCAATCGCGGTGGCGCTCTTGTTCCTGCTCGGTGGCTGGCAAATCATCGATGGGAACCTCACCGGCAGCGAGTTCATTAGCTTCATTACAGCCGTGGCGCTGATCATCGACCCCATTAACCTACTCACGGCCAACTTCAACGAATACAAGCAGGGTCAAGCCTCTGTTGATCGAGTATTCGAGCTATTGGCTGTGCAGCCCAAAGTCATCGACTCGCCCGATGCCATAATTCTCTCTGCTGTCCAGGGGAAGGTTGAATACCGCGACGTCAGCTTTGCTTATCGCCCCGGTCAGCCCATTCTCAAACGATTGAACCTGATAGCCCAGCCCGGTGAAGCGATCGCTCTAGTAGGTGCTTCTGGGGCCGGGAAAACAACGTTGGTTAACCTACTGCCCCGTTTTTATAACTTCCAGGCGGGTCAAATTTTGATTGATGGCATTGATATTCAGTCCGTGACGCTCAGCAGCCTGCGACAGCAGATTGGGATTGTGCCTCAGGAAACGCTGCTGTTCTCTGGAACCATTGCCCGCAATATTGCCTTTGGACAAACGCATTTTGATTTGAAGGCGGTGAGAGATGCCGCCAAGGTTGCTAATGCCCATGAGTTTATTCTTCAGTTCCCTGAGGGCTACGAGACGCAGCTCGGCGAACGTGGGGTGACGCTTTCAGGGGGGCAGCGCCAGCGACTTGCGATCGCAAGAGCAGTCCTTCTCAACCCGCGCATTTTAATTTTGGACGAAGCCACTTCAGCTCTCGATTCAGAGTCAGAGGCCCTCGTTCAAGAAGCGCTGGAGCGTCTTATGCAGGGGCGCACCGTCTTTATCATTGCCCACCGCCTCACGACAGTACGGCGAGCCAGTCGCATTCTAGTCCTTGAGCAAGGGCAGGTGGTTGAATCCGGCACCCATACAGAACTCAGCAGCCAGCCGAACTCTCGCTACGCCAGTTTTTGCGCCCAGCAATATTTAACGTAG
- a CDS encoding alr0857 family protein, with translation MLKLAYSDIGTHLEYLSGRMGPMIARRRLLARRTGQAIHLEPSYAAVLIPDSVTEMKTLEDAIATHNDDNISLCASLDAGIEVILQGCWVAHNQNTTEGLFLTVLQPAIEQHLVNLWRVIGPNVVSCTWPTGQPLSELGYEF, from the coding sequence TTGTTAAAGCTAGCCTACTCAGATATTGGCACCCACCTAGAATACTTGTCGGGCAGAATGGGGCCGATGATTGCTCGCCGTCGGCTTTTAGCCCGCCGCACTGGCCAAGCTATTCATCTAGAGCCAAGCTATGCCGCAGTGCTCATTCCTGACTCTGTCACCGAGATGAAGACGTTAGAAGATGCGATCGCAACCCACAACGACGACAACATCAGCCTTTGTGCATCTCTAGACGCTGGCATTGAAGTCATTCTGCAAGGGTGCTGGGTTGCCCACAACCAAAACACCACAGAAGGCCTCTTTCTCACCGTCCTACAGCCCGCCATCGAACAGCATCTTGTCAACCTGTGGCGCGTCATTGGTCCCAACGTTGTTTCTTGCACTTGGCCGACGGGACAGCCCTTATCAGAACTGGGATATGAATTCTAG
- a CDS encoding DUF6439 family protein encodes MSGAPLSPPTDKSPVALPLAQKLSEELTISSMDWHRLKANRKARALEQAGVAIVFLLKNQPEEALARLQQAVGWLDRSISAPPCPTHGESHRAPKSQS; translated from the coding sequence ATGTCTGGCGCTCCTCTCTCTCCTCCCACGGACAAGTCACCTGTAGCCCTACCGCTGGCCCAAAAGCTATCGGAGGAGCTGACAATTTCTTCAATGGATTGGCATCGGCTGAAGGCCAACCGCAAAGCGAGGGCTTTGGAGCAGGCGGGAGTTGCGATCGTATTCTTGCTCAAGAACCAGCCCGAAGAAGCTCTGGCACGGCTCCAGCAGGCTGTCGGCTGGCTCGATCGATCCATTAGTGCTCCTCCTTGCCCAACCCATGGCGAGAGTCACAGGGCCCCTAAATCTCAGTCTTAA
- a CDS encoding trypsin-like peptidase domain-containing protein: protein MTVLSKFPTVLLGAAAAVTMVLPPAAQALSPAEVSQMAKSFTVRITSQTSGSGVILKRQGDLYTVLTAAHVVASDDDYRMITPDGREHTVNTDSIKKLPELDLSIVQFTSNKPYQTAQIGESDQAVEGTISYIAGFPNRTEALPESIYNFTEGKITASASRPQAEGYSLVYSNNTLPGMSGGPVLNETGKLIAIHGRADTTEQAQNPNIDPSIYIKTGFNLGIPIKRFLSLVPQTGVDLGFAIPTARSTGSKLSADDYYLQASEKMDAKDYEGAIANLDQAIRLKPNYAAAHLNRGYAHFFLNQTEAALADSNKVIQLAPNQSTAYLLRGLIYSLSGENISKAPADFKRAQTLAKAQGDSSTSQTAQKMIASLKGSSDKPPDSPDLKSSMIRSGLHIANKDTKRVTQELPTLANLSCKEQNLSGYLIARMMLRMLAPADSHGAIASQTSCPAFVKDQTKLLDKAEQKIKASPNEINAYMERGLIHAEILGDTQRAIPDIQKAAKLSIAQKQQKKSKGVMVYLRSLQP, encoded by the coding sequence ATGACTGTCCTATCTAAGTTCCCGACAGTGTTGCTGGGGGCAGCCGCTGCGGTCACGATGGTACTGCCCCCAGCAGCACAGGCTCTTAGCCCTGCTGAAGTCAGTCAGATGGCGAAAAGCTTCACGGTTCGGATCACGAGCCAAACCTCTGGTTCTGGGGTGATCCTGAAGCGTCAGGGCGATCTTTACACGGTCTTGACAGCAGCTCACGTCGTCGCCTCAGACGATGACTATCGGATGATCACGCCTGATGGTAGGGAACATACGGTCAATACAGACAGCATCAAAAAGCTGCCGGAACTAGACTTAAGCATTGTTCAGTTCACCAGCAATAAACCCTATCAAACCGCTCAAATCGGAGAATCTGATCAGGCTGTAGAGGGGACAATTAGCTACATTGCTGGATTTCCGAACCGCACCGAGGCTTTGCCTGAATCAATCTATAACTTTACCGAAGGCAAAATCACGGCCAGCGCCAGCCGTCCCCAGGCTGAGGGCTACTCATTGGTCTATTCCAACAATACGTTGCCTGGAATGAGCGGTGGGCCAGTGCTCAACGAAACTGGAAAGTTAATTGCCATTCATGGCAGAGCAGATACAACTGAACAAGCGCAAAATCCCAATATTGACCCGTCGATCTACATCAAGACAGGGTTTAATTTAGGGATTCCAATCAAGCGCTTTTTGAGCCTTGTCCCTCAGACCGGCGTAGATTTGGGTTTTGCTATCCCCACAGCACGGTCAACCGGCTCAAAGCTTTCTGCAGATGACTACTATCTGCAGGCGAGCGAGAAGATGGATGCGAAAGATTATGAGGGTGCGATCGCAAATCTAGATCAGGCTATTCGTCTCAAACCAAACTACGCTGCGGCCCACCTAAATCGTGGGTATGCCCATTTCTTTCTCAACCAGACAGAAGCGGCTTTGGCTGACAGCAACAAAGTCATCCAACTCGCGCCCAATCAAAGTACGGCCTATCTCTTAAGAGGACTGATTTACAGCCTGTCTGGAGAGAACATTAGTAAAGCCCCAGCCGACTTCAAGCGAGCACAGACCTTAGCCAAAGCTCAGGGAGACTCAAGTACGAGTCAAACCGCTCAAAAAATGATTGCCAGCTTGAAGGGATCTTCGGATAAGCCGCCAGATTCTCCAGACTTAAAGAGCAGTATGATCCGTTCCGGGCTACACATCGCCAATAAAGATACGAAGAGAGTCACCCAGGAACTGCCGACGCTGGCAAACCTCTCGTGCAAAGAGCAAAATTTGTCCGGCTACTTGATTGCCAGAATGATGTTGAGAATGTTGGCACCAGCGGATAGTCACGGTGCGATCGCCTCTCAAACATCCTGTCCTGCGTTTGTGAAAGATCAGACGAAGCTGCTAGATAAAGCAGAGCAAAAAATTAAGGCTAGCCCCAATGAGATCAACGCCTACATGGAACGTGGTTTAATCCACGCTGAGATTTTAGGAGATACACAGCGTGCCATTCCTGACATTCAGAAAGCAGCGAAGCTTTCCATCGCTCAGAAGCAACAAAAGAAAAGCAAGGGAGTCATGGTTTATCTCAGAAGTTTGCAACCCTAG
- a CDS encoding Rpn family recombination-promoting nuclease/putative transposase, producing MFDPTCKFLAESFPADFATWLLDESIALTKLSPTELSLEPIRADSLILLDSDKLILQIEFQTEPDTAMAFRLTDYRLRVFRRFPSKQMRQVVVYLTPTGSDLVYQNTFEIPKLRYEFEVIRLWEQPTQPFLDAIGLLPLAVLTQTENKKETLKQVASKVEAIADRRLQSNVAASAAILAGLTLKQDLINQVLRKETMQQSVIYQEWKEEFLQEGRQEGRQEGRQEGALEEAQSLILRLLTRRVGVIAPDVETQVCSLSLTELEKLGEALLDFSTSSDLRAWLENR from the coding sequence ATGTTTGACCCAACCTGTAAGTTTCTTGCTGAGAGCTTTCCGGCTGACTTTGCCACCTGGTTGCTCGACGAATCAATAGCTTTGACAAAACTCAGTCCTACAGAACTCTCTCTGGAGCCGATTCGGGCCGATTCACTCATCTTGCTCGATTCAGACAAGCTGATTCTACAGATCGAGTTTCAGACAGAGCCAGATACAGCAATGGCGTTTAGACTCACGGATTATCGATTAAGGGTGTTCCGTCGTTTTCCCAGTAAGCAGATGAGGCAAGTCGTAGTCTATCTAACGCCGACAGGCTCTGATCTTGTCTATCAGAACACCTTTGAAATTCCGAAGCTGCGCTATGAATTTGAGGTGATTCGTCTTTGGGAGCAGCCGACTCAACCATTCCTGGATGCAATAGGGTTGTTGCCGTTGGCAGTTCTGACTCAAACGGAGAACAAGAAGGAGACGTTGAAACAGGTTGCCTCGAAGGTGGAGGCCATTGCCGACCGTCGGCTGCAGAGTAATGTGGCAGCATCAGCGGCGATTCTCGCTGGGTTAACATTGAAGCAAGACTTGATCAATCAGGTGCTACGGAAGGAAACGATGCAGCAATCTGTTATCTACCAGGAATGGAAAGAAGAATTTCTCCAGGAGGGTCGTCAGGAGGGCCGTCAGGAGGGTCGTCAGGAGGGTGCTCTTGAAGAGGCCCAGTCACTTATTCTCCGACTTCTCACTCGTCGGGTTGGAGTCATTGCCCCTGACGTTGAGACCCAAGTCTGCTCGCTCTCGCTCACTGAGCTTGAAAAGCTAGGAGAGGCGTTGCTGGATTTTTCTACATCTTCTGATCTGAGAGCTTGGTTGGAGAACAGGTGA
- a CDS encoding glycosyltransferase family 4 protein produces the protein MRILFLHPNFPAQFRHLAAVLAQDPQHQVVFGTARPEGSMTGVTKVLYKPSREVRPETHHYVRSLESAVLQGQAVFRVAQQLRERGFVPDVVYAHSGWGPGLFVKDIFPKAKFCSFFEWYYRAHGSDADFDPADPLQADDEARIRIKNAPILLDLASCDQGLCPTGWQRQQFPAELHSKLKVLHDGVDTQYFKPQPGAKLVLPECNLDLSQVKELVTYVGRGMEPYRGFPQFMEAVARLLQRRPQAHVVVVGEDRVAYGKQLPDGQTYKQLMLDKLPLDLSRLHFTGRLPYDLYLKVLQASSVHVYLTRPFVLSWSMLEAMSAGCVLVASDTEPVKEVIKDGENGLLTPFFSPEGVCDRILEVLDHPDGMARIRLNARQTVQERYDLAKLLPQHLDWLQSGL, from the coding sequence ATGCGGATTCTTTTCCTTCATCCCAACTTCCCAGCTCAGTTCCGGCATCTGGCAGCTGTCCTAGCCCAAGATCCCCAGCATCAAGTCGTGTTCGGCACTGCCCGTCCTGAGGGCAGTATGACCGGCGTCACGAAGGTGCTCTACAAGCCTTCAAGAGAAGTGCGGCCTGAAACCCATCACTATGTCCGCAGTTTAGAGAGCGCTGTGCTGCAGGGGCAGGCTGTTTTTCGGGTGGCTCAGCAGTTGCGAGAACGCGGCTTTGTCCCTGATGTTGTCTATGCCCATTCAGGCTGGGGACCGGGGTTATTCGTGAAGGATATTTTCCCAAAAGCAAAGTTCTGCAGCTTTTTCGAGTGGTACTATCGCGCCCACGGCTCTGATGCTGATTTTGACCCTGCCGATCCGCTACAGGCTGATGATGAGGCCCGGATTCGGATTAAAAATGCGCCCATTTTGCTTGATCTGGCGAGCTGCGATCAGGGGCTGTGTCCCACGGGTTGGCAACGCCAGCAGTTCCCTGCAGAGCTTCACTCTAAGCTCAAGGTTTTGCATGATGGGGTCGATACTCAGTATTTCAAACCCCAGCCCGGAGCCAAACTGGTATTGCCAGAGTGCAATTTAGATTTATCGCAAGTTAAAGAACTGGTGACCTACGTGGGGCGTGGTATGGAACCCTATCGCGGTTTTCCGCAGTTTATGGAGGCGGTGGCGCGGCTGCTGCAACGCCGGCCTCAGGCCCATGTAGTGGTGGTGGGCGAAGATCGGGTGGCCTATGGTAAGCAGTTGCCTGATGGTCAAACCTATAAGCAGTTGATGCTGGATAAGCTCCCACTCGATTTATCACGACTTCATTTCACGGGGCGGTTGCCCTATGATCTTTACCTGAAGGTGCTGCAGGCTTCTTCGGTGCACGTCTATTTGACCCGGCCCTTTGTCCTGTCTTGGTCAATGCTGGAGGCAATGTCGGCGGGCTGTGTGCTAGTGGCATCCGATACTGAGCCGGTCAAAGAGGTCATTAAGGATGGTGAGAATGGTCTGCTAACGCCGTTCTTCTCGCCAGAGGGAGTTTGCGATCGCATCCTAGAAGTGCTCGATCACCCCGACGGCATGGCTCGAATCCGCCTTAATGCCCGTCAAACTGTTCAGGAGCGTTACGATCTGGCAAAACTACTGCCCCAACATCTTGACTGGCTGCAGTCGGGTCTCTAA